A single genomic interval of Gossypium raimondii isolate GPD5lz chromosome 11, ASM2569854v1, whole genome shotgun sequence harbors:
- the LOC105802422 gene encoding uncharacterized protein LOC105802422 → MELTCLHNKFKFPSLPHLSRPFFKNPNPRIFPRKINILFLASASDTVVASSIKELGSKKDDEFGDLKSWMHRNGLPRCKVVLNESTSHDEKHMPVHYVAASEDLRAGDVAFSVPNSLVVTLERVLGNETVAELLTTNKLSELACLALYLMYEKKQGKKSFWYPYIRELDRQRGRGQLAVESPLLWSEEELAYLTGSPTKAEVLERAEGIKREYNELDTVWFMAGSLFQQYPYDIPTEAFPFEIFKQAFVAVQSCVVHLQKVPLAQRFALVPLGPPLLAYRSNCKAMLSAVNGAVELVVDRACKAGEPIVVWCGPQPNSKLLINYGFVDDDNSYDRLVVEAALNTEDPQYQDKRLVVQRNGKLSVQVFHVYAGKEKEAVSDMLPYLRLGYVSDPSEMQSVLSSQGPVCPVSPCMERAVLDQLADYFNRRLAGYLTTLNEDESLLSDPNLNPRRRVATELVRLEKKILHACLQATTELIDELPDHTVSPCPAPYALLLK, encoded by the exons ATGGAGCTCACTTGTTTGCataacaaattcaaatttcCTTCTTTACCTCACCTTTCACGTCCATTCTTCAAGAACCCTAACCCCAGAATCTTCCCTCGAAAAATAAACATTCTTTTTCTAGCTTCGGCTTCGGATACTGTTGTGGCTAGTTCAATAAAGGAACTTGGCAGCaagaaagatgatgaatttgGGGACTTGAAATCTTGGATGCACAGAAATGGCTTGCCCCGTTGTAAAGTTGTGCTCAATGAGAGCACTTCACACGATGAGAAGCATATGCCTGTACATTATGTTGCTGCCAGTGAGGATCTTCGG GCAGGTGATGTGGCGTTTTCGGTGCCCAATTCATTGGTTGTTACGCTTGAGAGAGTGCTGGGAAACGAGACTGTTG CTGAACTTTTGACAACGAACAAGTTGTCCGAATTGGCATGCTTAGCTTTATATTTAATGTATGAGAAGAAGCAAGGAAAGAAATCATTCTGGTATCCCTATATTAGAGAGCTCGATCGCCAACGAGGAAGGGGCCAGCTGGCTGTGGAATCTCCCCTTCTATGGTCAGAAGAAGAATTGGCTTACCTAACTGGTAGCCCCACTAAG GCCGAAGTTCTTGAAAGGGCTGAAGGAATAAAAAGAGAGTATAATGAGCTTGATACTGTCTGGTTTATGGCTGGGTCTCTCTTTCAG CAATATCCATATGATATACCTACTGAGGCTTTTCCGTTTGAGATTTTCAAACAAGCTTTTGTTGCTGTTCAGTCTTGTGTGGTGCATTTACAG AAAGTACCTTTGGCTCAGAGATTTGCATTGGTTCCTCTTGGACCCCCATTGCTAGCTTACAGAAGCAATTGCAAGGCAATGTTAAGTGCTGTTAATGGTGCTGTTGAACTAGTGGTTGATCGCGCATGTAAGGCTGGGGAACCCATTGTTGTCTG GTGTGGACCACAGCCTAATTCAAAACTGCTCATCAACTACGGATTTGTTGATGATGATAATTCTTATGATCGCCTGGTTGTTGAG GCAGCTTTGAATACCGAAGATCCTCAATATCAGGACAAGAGACTGGTTGTTCAAAGAAACGGCAAACTATCAGTTCAAGTTTTTCAT GTTTATGCAGGGAAGGAAAAAGAAGCTGTTTCTGATATGCTTCCATATTTGCGATTGGGCTATGTTTCAGATCCTTCTGAGATGCAATCTGTTCTTTCTTCTCAAGGTCCAGTGTGCCCA GTGAGTCCCTGTATGGAACGAGCAGTGCTAGACCAGCTTGCTGATTACTTCAATAGACGTCTGGCTGGCTACCTTACTACACTGAACGAAGATGAGTCATTG TTGTCAGATCCTAACTTGAATCCCAGGAGACGAGTTGCCACTGAGCTAGTTAggttggagaagaaaattctccATGCTTGTCTGCAAGCAACAACTGAACTGATAGATGAGTTACCTGATCACACTGTGTCTCCATGCCCTGCACCGTATGCCCTGTTGTTGAAATGA
- the LOC105802426 gene encoding glyceraldehyde-3-phosphate dehydrogenase 2, cytosolic yields the protein MAKIKIGINGFGRIGRLVARVALQSNDIELVAVNDPFITTDYMTYMFKYDSVHGQWKHHELKVKDSKTLLFGERPVTVFGIRNPEEIPWGETGADYVVESTGVFTDKDKAAAHLKGGAKKVVISAPSKDAPMFVVGVNEKEYKSDLNIVSNASCTTNCLAPLAKVIHDKFGIVEGLMTTVHSITATQKTVDGPSMKDWRGGRAASFNIIPSSTGAAKAVGKVLPALNGKLTGMAFRVPTVDVSVVDLTVRLEKAASYEDIKAAIKKESETNLKGILGYVDEDLVSTDFVGDSRSSIFDAKAGIALSDKFVKLVAWYDNEWGYSTRVIDLIRHMASVN from the exons ATGGCAAAGATCAAGATCGGAATCAatg GATTCGGAAGGATTGGACGTTTGGTTGCGAGAGTTGCTCTCCAAAGCAATGATATTGAGCTCGTTGCTGTTAACGATCCTTTCATCACCACTGATTATATG ACCTACATGTTTAAGTACGACAGTGTTCACGGTCAATGGAAGCACCATGAACTTAAGGTGAAGGACTCAAAGACCTTGCTCTTTGGCGAAAGGCCTGTCACTGTTTTTGGCATCAG AAACCCTGAGGAAATCCCATGGGGTGAAACCGGAGCTGATTATGTTGTTGAGTCTACCGGTGTTTTCACTGACAAGGACAAAGCTGCTGCTCACTTGAAG gGTGGTGCAAAGAAGGTGGTCATCTCTGCTCCCAGTAAGGATGCCCCCATGTTTGTTGTGGGTGTCAATGAGAAGGAATACAAGTCTGACCTCAACATTGTCTCCAATGCTAGTTGCACTACCAATTGCCTTGCTCCATTGGCTAAG GTCATCCACGACAAGTTTGGCATTGTTGAGGGTCTTATGACCACTGTCCATTCGATTACTG CAACCCAAAAGACCGTTGATGGTCCATCAATGAAGGATTGGAGAGGTGGTAGAGCTGCCTCCTTCAATATCATTCCCAGCAGCACTGGAGCTGCCAAG GCTGTTGGCAAAGTTTTGCCAGCATTGAATGGCAAGCTCACTGGAATGGCTTTCCGTGTTCCCACTGTTGATGTCTCTGTGGTTGACTTAACAGTGAGACTTGAAAAGGCTGCTAGTTATGAAGATATTAAGGCTGCCATCAA GAAAGAATCTGAAACCAACTTGAAGGGAATTCTTGGTTACGTGGATGAAGATTTGGTCTCAACAGACTTTGTTGGAGATTCCAG GTCTAGCATTTTCGATGCTAAGGCTGGAATTGCTTTGAGCGACAAATTTGTGAAGCTTGTTGCTTGGTATGATAACGAGTGGGGTTACAG TACCCGAGTGATTGACTTGATCAGACACATGGCTTCTGTTAACTGA
- the LOC105802418 gene encoding AUGMIN subunit 6, translated as MTMDREKERELELESAMYTNCLLLGLDPSIIGLGTSNGTPRVGLFRHSNPKLGEQLLYFILSSLRGPAQSARDFDRVWPIFDSAQSRDFRKVVQGIISELEAQGALPRSNSRVSSLATCCGPRFVELLWQLSLHALREVHRRTFASDVASNPLPAPLTDVAFSHAATLLPVTKARIALERRRFLKNAETAVQRQAMWSNLAHEMTAEFRGLCAEEAYLQQELEKLHDLRNKVKLEGELWDDLVSTSSQNSHLVSKATRLWDSILSRKSQHEVLASGPIEDLIAHREHRYRISGSSLLAAMDQSSQVPCTDVLSVQSGDLDNKEQNDGYHTQVFEERLSRVDDRSGRVHQTVDVTEIIRRWTHALQRIHKQSLQLAKANDGEGPDILRNAHDGGTSGHAESLAATLTEHQQHLASFQVLINQLKEVAPSIQKSISECTEKLNGISSNLPSMAKHRGQTTSPMLAQSSRRTLESSSDDGGDITSKMSAVQLEKNSASPPALKLPQLFSLTPNSSGKVGSMQKRHTLAPQTNQIDTLYKSSSMEQPLANNHLDNPPQDCDNSYVQNLKRSVRKAALSVPSCNSELSQDSQSDESSEHFFVPVLLTNHSRVGPENKLGSIRTKRLFSTQTENSFLNSHPSDGHIRSNYDDLPNMLNNLDSLDNHDQDNGFLSAAASSSAASDWQRSLFDLEEAQDQVFSPPLLMGTSLFVDSYEDLLAPLSETETALMEH; from the exons ATGACAATGGACAGAGAGAAGGAGAGAGAGTTAGAGCTCGAAAGCGCAATGTACACGAATTGCTTGCTTTTAGGTTTGGATCCGTCTATAATTGGTCTCGGAACATCCAATGGTACCCCTCGGGTGGGACTCTTCCGTCACTCCAACCCTAAATTAGGCGAACAGCTTCTTTACTTCATCCTTTCTTCTCTTCGTGGCCCCGCTCAATCCGCCAGA GATTTCGATAGAGTTTGGCCGATTTTTGACTCAGCGCAATCTCGTGATTTTCGAAAG GTTGTGCAAGGGATAATTAGTGAGCTGGAAGCTCAAGGAGCTCTACCAAGGAGTAATTCGAGGGTTTCTTCGCTTGCTACTTGCTGTGGACCAAG ATTTGTTGAACTTTTGTGGCAGCTTTCATTGCACGCATTGAGAGAGGTTCATAGACGGACTTTTGCTTCAGATGTTGCTTCTAACCCATTGCCTGCACCATTGACTGATGTTGCATTTTCTCATGCTGCTACACTACTTCCTGTAACCAAG GCTAGAATTGCACTTGAAAGGAGGAGATTTCTGAAAAATGCAGAAACAGCAGTGCAGAGACAGGCGATGTGGTCAAATTTGGCTCATGAAATGACTGCAGAGTTCCGTGGTCTTTGTGCTGAGGAG GCTTATTTGCAGCAAGAGCTGGAAAAACTTCATGACTTGAGGAACAAAGTGAAATTGGAAGGTGAGCTCTGGGATGATCTTGTCTCTACTTCAAGTCAGAATTCTCATTTGGTTTCAAAGGCCACTCGCTTGTGGGACTCTATATTGTCTCGTAAAA GTCAGCATGAAGTTCTTGCTTCAGGTCCCATTGAGGATTTGATTGCTCACCGGGAACATAG GTACCGCATCTCCGGGTCGTCTTTGCTTGCAGCTATGGATCAGAGTTCTCAAGTTCCTTGCACAGATGTTTTATCTGTCCAGTCTGGTGATTTGGATAACAAAGAGCAGAATGATGGATATCACACACAGGTCTTTGAAGAGAGACTTTCTCGAGTAGATGATAGAAGTGGAAGAGTCCACCAGACTGTAGATGTGACAGAAATTATCAGACGTTGGACGCATGCTTTACAACGGATTCATAAACAGTCACTTCAGCTG GCAAAGGCTAATGATGGAGAGGGTCCTGATATTTTACGAAATGCACACGATGGTGGGACAAGTGGCCATGCTGAGTCATTAGCTGCAACTCTTACTGAGCATCAGCAACACCTGGCTAGCTTTCAG GTGCTTATTAACCAACTAAAAGAAGTTGCTCCATCAATTCAAAAGTCAATATCAGAGTGCACAGAGAAATTAAATGGCATTTCCTCCAACTTACCTTCAATGGCCAAACATCGTGGTCAAACCACCTCACCTATGCTAGCTCAGAGCAGTAGAAGGACCTTG GAAAGTAGCTCTGATGATGGTGGTGACATTACTTCAAAAATGTCTGCTGTTCAGCTTGAGAAGAATTCAGCTAGTCCTCCTGCTTTAAAGCTCCCACAGTTATTTAGTTTAACTCCAAATTCATCTGGAAAGGTTGGAAGCATGCAAAAGCGACATACATTAGCTCCTCAGACCAACCAAATTGACACTTTGTATAAAAGTAGCTCTATGGAACAGCCTCTAGCAAACAATCACCTAGATAACCCACCCCAAG ATTGTGATAATTCTTATGTTCAGAATCTAAAGAGATCTGTTAGGAAAGCTGCACTGTCTGTGCCATCCTGCAATTCAGAGCTATCACAGGACAGTCAATCTGATGAAAGTTCTGAACATTTCTTTGTACCTGTTTTGTTAACTAATCATTCTCGTGTGGGACCAGAAAATAAACTAGGCTCGATAAGGACTAAGAGATTATTTTCAACACAAACAGAAAATTCCTTTCTCAACAGCCATCCCAGTGATGGTCACATTAGGAGTAACTATGATGACTTACCAAACATGTTGAACAATCTGGATTCTCTTGAtaatcatgatcaagataatgGATTCCTCTCAGCTGCTGCTTCAAGTTCTGCAGCTTCTGATTGGCAAAGGTCACTttttgatttggaagaagcgcAGGATCAGGTGTTCTCTCCTCCTTTGCTGATGGGCACGTCCCTGTTTGTCGATTCTTATGAAGATTTGCTTG CTCCACTTTCAGAAACAGAAACGGCCTTGATGGAGCACTGA
- the LOC105802416 gene encoding mitochondrial pyruvate carrier 1, which produces MEVLRAFVNSPIGPKTTHFWGPVFNWSLPIAAFLDTKKPPEVISGNMTAVMCGYSALFMRFAWVVQPRNLHLLVCHACNETVQLYQLSRWIKAQQNSQKKDETEAPNSNKDD; this is translated from the exons ATGGAGGTGTTAAGAGCTTTTGTGAACAGTCCCATTGGCCCTAAAACAACTCATTTCTGGGGCCCTGTTTTCAACTGGAGCCTCCCTATTGCA gCATTTTTAGACACAAAGAAACCCCCAGAAGTGATATCGGGCAACATGACTGCAG TAATGTGCGGCTACTCGGCATTATTCATGAGGTTTGCATGGGTGGTACAGCCACGCAACCTCCATCTTCTTGTCTGCCATGCCTGTAATGAAACTGTGCAGCTTTATCAGCTCTCCCGTTGGATCAAGGCTCAACA GAATTCACAGAAGAAAGATGAAACTGAGGCACCAAACAGCAACAAAGATGACTAG
- the LOC105802419 gene encoding uncharacterized protein LOC105802419 yields MLPTYFPLRWESTGDQWWYASPIDWAAANGHYDLVRELLRIDGNHLIKLTSLRRIRRLETVWDDEEQFDDVAKCRSEVARKLFIKCESKKTKNSLIRCGYGGWLMYTAASAGDLGFIQELLQRNPLLVFGEGEYGVTDILYAAARGKNSEVFTLIYNFAVSPRFMTANAEGFKEHIGEIPSVYKWEITNKAVHAAARGGNLKILMELLHGYYKDVLAYRDKRGSTVLHAAAGRGQVEVVEKLVSSFDIIASVDDQGNTALHIAAYRGQAAVVEALIHVSPSLISVRNNAGETFLHFAVSGFQTPTFRRVDLQINLMKRLVHEKKFNMEDIVNAKNNDGRTALHLAIIGNVHTDLVQLLMSAPSINVNTSDANGMTPLDLLRRRPHSASSDMLIRHLISAGGMFGCKDHTARRAIASHLKMQHGSSPGTSFRISDTEIFLHTGVETTWDAYDANDPSSRGRSRSSSIDYDSGDENRKSSVNIKPSSKNKAAQRLKSVLRWPHMKGKKPKRLKKSIEGCSEETPIPLRQRFSKPSSSLPNNKRTLSVRSNQSSPIAKKKLASGIMKGVMQDMPQLTIQGRSRSSSFSRSSLSSPSSLDKQKGIFTEDIGGPSCYIPSTDDEKPSTIEKQGSNKKGLKRQYFCFGGSGLTMKTTVSRQRPNLNLNLNQTTVNPAMASMA; encoded by the exons ATGCTTCCTACATACTTCCCTCTTCGCTGGGAAAGCACTGGAGACCAATGGTGGTATGCTTCTCCCATCGATTGGGCAGCAGCTAATGGCCATTACGACTTGGTCAGAGAGCTTCTACGGATCGATGGGAATCATCTCATCAAGCTGACCTCTTTGAGGAGGATCCGCCGGCTCGAGACTGTATGGGATGATGAAGAACAGTTCGATGATGTTGCTAAGTGTCGTTCTGAGGTTGCTAGGAAGCTTTTTATCAAATGTGAATCgaagaaaacaaagaattcCCTTATCAGGTGTGGCTACGGTGGATGGCTTATGTACACGGCTGCCTCAGCCGGAGACTTGGGTTTCATTCAAGAACTTCTTCAAAGGAATCCTCTACTTGTTTTCGGAGAAGGAGAGTATGGTGTTACTGATATTCTTTATGCTGCTGCCAGGGGCAAAAACTCTGAGGTTTTCACGCTTATATACAACTTTGCAGTCTCACCGAGGTTTATGACAGCTAATGCAGAAGGGTTCAAAGAGCACATCGGGGAAATACCTTCTGTTTATAAGTGGGAGATCACAAACAAAGCTGTTCATGCTGCTGCTAGAGGAGgaaatttaaagattttaatgGAGCTTCTTCATGGCTACTACAAAGATGTATTGGCTTATAGAGATAAGCGTGGTTCGACCGTATTACATGCTGCCGCTGGCCGAGGCCAAGTTGAG GTGGTTGAAAAGCTCGTTTCATCTTTCGATATCATTGCCTCCGTAGATGATCAAGGCAACACCGCGTTGCATATCGCTGCTTACAGGGGCCAAGCAGCCGTTGTTGAGGCTTTGATTCATGTGTCTCCCTCGTTGATCTCCGTAAGAAACAATGCCGGGGAAACATTTCTCCATTTCGCAGTGTCTGGTTTTCAGACCCCAACTTTTAGAAGAGTTGACCTACAGATCAATCTTATGAAGCGACTGGTACACGAAAAGAAGTTCAACATGGAAGACATTGTTAATGCTAAAAACAATGATGGAAGGACTGCACTTCACTTGGCTATCATTGGGAATGTCCACACTGACCTGGTGCAACTCCTTATGTCTGCACCATCAATTAACGTGAACACCAGTGATGCGAATGGAATGACTCCGCTCGATCTACTTCGACGAAGGCCGCATTCCGCTTCATCGGATATGCTTATCCGACACTTGATTTCAGCCGGGGGAATGTTTGGTTGTAAGGACCACACTGCGAGAAGAGCCATTGCTTCACACTTAAAGATGCAGCATGGAAGCAGTCCCGGAACTTCTTTCCGAATATCAGACACCGAAATCTTCTTGCATACTGGTGTTGAGACTACATGGGATGCTTATGATGCTAATGATCCCAGTAGCAGAGGAAGAAGTCGTTCATCCTCAATTGATTACGATTCTGGTGATGAAAACAGGAAATCATCAGTCAATATAAAACCAAGTTCGAAGAATAAGGCAGCACAGAGATTGAAAAGTGTTCTCCGTTGGCCTCATATGAAAGGGAAAAAACCGaaaagattgaagaaatcaATTGAAGGTTGCTCTGAAGAAACTCCAATCCCACTTAGACAAAGATTTTCAAAGCCTTCATCATCACTTCCTAACAACAAGAGAACACTATCCGTGAGGAGTAATCAATCCAGTCCAATTGCAAAGAAAAAACTTGCATCAGGGATTATGAAAGGTGTTATGCAAGACATGCCGCAGTTAACGATTCAGGGAAGATCTCGATCGAGTTCGTTCTCGAGGTCATCCCTTTCTTCTCCGAGCTCATTGGATAAACAAAAGGGAATTTTCACTGAGGATATTGGTGGACCATCTTGCTACATTCCAAGTACTGATGATGAAAAACCAAGTACAATTGAGAAGCAAGGATCAAACAAAAAGGGGTTAAAGAGACAGTATTTCTGTTTTGGAGGTTCGGGCCTGACTATGAAAACCACAGTTAGCAGGCAGAGGCCGAACCTGAACCTGAACCTGAACCAGACTACCGTAAATCCAGCCATGGCCTCAATGGCTTGA